A single region of the Garra rufa chromosome 6, GarRuf1.0, whole genome shotgun sequence genome encodes:
- the LOC141336103 gene encoding NACHT, LRR and PYD domains-containing protein 3-like, with translation MKIKYERLFDGTKLQENETLLNRIYTQLYIIEGESEGVNEEHEFVQIEKTVRTQDSECTPIYCNDIFTASSEPGYEEKDQIKTVLTKGIAGIGKTVSVQKFILDWAEGKANQDVDFMFVLPFRELNLIRDHQYSLHTLLLFFHPELQDLDSKIYEECKVVFIFDGLDESRITLMFSDDQKVCDVTETSSVGVLMSNLMKGELLPSALIWITSRPAAANQIPSEYINRMTEIQGFNEPQKEEYFRKRISDQHQASRIISHIRRARSLHIMCHIPVFCWISSTVLQKILEEDLSAEIPQTLTEMYIHFLLIQINMRNQKYEERDPEKLLQSNREVIVKLAEVAFKQLMKGNVMFYEEDLIESGIDVTDASVYSGICTEIFKEESVIHQKKVYSFVHLSIQEFLTAFYVIYCYLTKSMEPLQFFLNDNHESDTLHDLLRSAVIKTLQKENGQLDLFLRFLLGVSLESNQRLLQDLLTHTENSSETIREITQYIKKKIKFNDNFYNPSAGQSINLFLCLLEVKDQTLSREIQEFVKSDKHSEKLSPARCSTITYILKMSEEVLDELDFKKYTTSVEGRTRLLPAVINCRKALISGCNLTAQHCEIVSSALQSSNCVLRELNLSNNDLQASGVKQLSDGLMSPNCQLEILSQLLMMFVCLSDLCFLLSFSLAGCNLSAQCCESLSSAIQSSNSVLRELDLSNNDLLDSGVKLLSDGLKSPNCQLQILSLVGCNLTGQHCECLSSVLQSSNSAQTLKELDLSNNDLQDSGVKLLSDGLTSPNCQLEILRLSGCMVTGKGCGYLSSALSSNPSHLRELDLSYNHPGESGVQLLKHKLEDPNYKLQILKYVKHEYRVV, from the exons ATGAAGATCAAGTATGAGAGATTATTTGATGGAACAAAACTCCAAGAGAATGAAACCCTCTTGAACAGGATCTACACACAGCTCTACATCATAGAGGGAGAgagtgaaggagtgaatgaagaaCATGAGTTTGTACAGATAGAGAAAACAGTCAGAACACAAGACTCAGAATGCACTCCAATCtactgcaatgacatctttacAGCCTCATCTGAACCAGGATATGAGGAGAAAGACCAAATCAAAACTGTTCTTACTAAAGGCATCGCTGGAATCGGAAAAaccgtctctgtgcagaagttcattctggactgggcCGAGGGAAAAGCCAATCAGGATGTAGATTTCATGTTTGTGCTTCCATTTCGAGAGCTGAACTTGATCCGAGATCATCAGTACAGTCTTCACACACTACTGCTTTTCTTTCATCCCGAACTTCAAGATCTGGACTCAAAGATTTATGAGGAGTGTAAAgttgtgttcatctttgatggtctggatgaaagcAGAATCACACTGATGTTTTCAGATGATCAGAAAGTTTGTGATGTGACTGAGACTTCATCAGTGGGTGTGTTGATGTCAAACCTCATGAAAGGAGaactgcttccctctgctctcatctggatcacctccagaccagcagcagccaatcagatcccctcCGAATACATCAACCGTATGACAGAAATTCAGGGATTCAATGAGCCTCAgaaggaggaatatttcaggaagagaatcagtgaccagcatcaagccagcagaatcatctcacacatcagaagagcaagaagcctccacatcatgtgccacatccccgtcttctgctggatctcatcCACTGTGCTTCAGAAGATCCTGGAAGAAGATCTGAGTGCAGAAATCCCTCAAACtctgactgaaatgtacatccacttcctgctgattcagatcaacatgaggaaccagaagtatgaagagagagatccagagaaactcctgcagtccaacagagaagtgattgtgaaacttgctgaagtggctttcaaacagctgatgaagggcaatgtgatgttctatgaggaggacctgaTTGAGAGCGGCATAGACGTCACTGATGCCTCAGTGTATTCTGGGATTTGCACTGAGATCTTTAAGGAGGAATCTGTGATTCATCAGAAAAAAGTATACAGCTTCGTGCATCTGAGCATTCAGGAGTTCCTCACTGCTTTCTATGTAATTTACTGCTATTTAACAAAGAGCATGGAACCACTGCAATTTTTTCT AAATGATAACCATGAGTCCGACACGTTGCATGATCTACTGAGATCAGCAGTAATTAAAACACTCCAGAAAGAGAATGGACAGCTGGATCTGTTCCTGCGGTTCCTGCTGGGTGTCTCACTGGAGTCCAATCAGAGACTCTTACAGGATCTACTGACACACACAGAGAACAGCTCCGAGACCATTAGAGAAATCACACAATACATTAAAAAGAAAATCAAATTTAATGATAATTTTTATAATCCCTCCGCTGGtcaatccatcaatctgttcctctGTCTGCTGGAAGTGAAAGATCAGACTCTGTCAAGAGAGATTCAGGAGTTTGTGAAATCAGACAAACACTCAGAGAAACTCTCTCCTGCTCGCTGCTCAACAATCACCTACATACTAAAGATGTCAGAGGAGGTGCTGGATGAGTTGGACTTCAAGAAATACACCACATCAGTTGAGGGTAGAACAAGACTGTTACCAGCTGTGATCAACTGCAGAAAAGCTCT TATTTCTGGCTGTAATCTCACTGCTCAGCATTGTGAAATTGTGTCATCAGCTCTTCAATCCTCAAACTGTGTCCTGAGAGAGCTgaacctgagtaacaatgacctacAGGCTTCAGGGGTGAAACAGCTCTCTGATGGACTAATGAGTCCAAAttgtcagctggagatactgag TCAGCTGCTCATGATGTTTGTGTGCTTGAGTGATCTGTGTTTTTTGCTCTCTTTCAGTCTTGCTGGCTGTAATCTCTCTGCTCAGTGTTGTGAGAGCTTGTCGTCAGCTATTCAGTCGTCAAACTctgtcctgagagagctggatctgagtaacaatgacctgctggattcaggagtgaagctgctctctgatggactgaagagtccaaactgtcagctgcagATACTGAG TCTTGTTGGCTGTAATCTCACTGGTCAGCATTGTGAATGTCTGTCATCAGTTCTACAATCCTCTAACTCTGCACAAACTCTGAAAGAGCTGGAtttgagtaacaatgacctgcaggattctggtGTGAAGCTGCTCTCTGATGGACTGacgagtccaaactgtcagctggagatactgag gttgtctggctgtatggtgacagggaaaggctgtggttatttgtcttcagctctgagttcaaacccctcacacctgagagagctggatctgagctacaatcacccaggagaATCAGGAGTCCAGCTGCTCAAACACAAACTGGAGGATCCAAACTATAAACTACAGATACTCAAGTATGTCAAACATGAATATAGGGTTGTATAG